In the Manis javanica isolate MJ-LG chromosome 12, MJ_LKY, whole genome shotgun sequence genome, one interval contains:
- the SLC25A4 gene encoding ADP/ATP translocase 1: MSDHALSFLKDFLAGGIAAAVSKTAVAPIERVKLLLQVQHASKQISAEKQYKGIIDCVVRIPKEQGFLSFWRGNLANVIRYFPTQALNFAFKDKYKQIFLGGVDRHKQFWRYFAGNLASGGAAGATSLCFVYPLDFARTRLAADVGKGAAQREFKGLGDCLTKIFKSDGLKGLYQGFSVSVQGIIIYRAAYFGVYDTAKGMLPDPKNVHIIVSWMIAQSVTAVAGLVSYPFDTVRRRMMMQSGRKGADIMYTGTVDCWRKIAKDEGSKAFFKGAWSNVLRGMGGAFVLVLYDEIKKFV, from the exons ATGAGTGATCACGCCTTGAGCTTCCTGAAGGACTTCCTGGCTGGCGGCATCGCCGCTGCTGTCTCCAAGACCGCGGTCGCCCCCATCGAGAGGGTCAAACTGCTGCTGCAG GTCCAGCATGCCAGCAAACAGATCAGTGCTGAGAAGCAGTACAAAGGGATCATTGATTGTGTGGTGAGAATCCCCAAGGAGCAGGGCTTCCTCTCCTTCTGGAGGGGTAACCTGGCCAACGTGATCCGTTACTTCCCCACCCAAGCTCTCAACTTCGCCTTCAAGGACAAGTACAAGCAGATCTTCCTGGGGGGCGTGGACCGGCATAAGCAGTTCTGGCGCTATTTTGCTGGTAACCTGGCTTCCGGTGGAGCAGCTGGGGCCACCTCCCTCTGCTTTGTCTACCCGCTGGACTTTGCTAGAACCAGGTTGGCTGCTGATGTGGGCAAGGGTGCCGCCCAGCGTGAGTTCAAGGGTCTGGGTGACTGTCTCACCAAGATCTTCAAGTCTGATGGCCTGAAGGGCCTCTACCAGGGATTCAGCGTCTCTGTCCAGGGCATCATTATCTACAGAGCTGCCTACTTCGGAGTCTACGATACTGCCAAGG GGATGCTACCTGACCCCAAGAATGTGCACATTATCGTGAGCTGGATGATTGCCCAGAGCGTGACGGCGGTCGCAGGGCTGGTGTCCTACCCCTTCGACACTGTCCGCCGTAGGATGATGATGCAGTCTGGCCGGAAAGGGG CGGATATTATGTACACTGGGACAGTGGACTGCTGGAGGAAGATTGCCAAAGATGAAGGATCCAAGGCTTTCTTCAAAGGTGCCTGGTCCAATGTATTGAGAGGCATGGGAGGTGCTTTTGTATTGGTATTGTATGATGAGATAAAAAAATTCGTCTAA